A single Tenacibaculum sp. 190524A02b DNA region contains:
- a CDS encoding hydroxymethylglutaryl-CoA reductase, degradative, which translates to MPKVIAGFSKLTKQEKIDWLAENFFNNQEEIINTIKQYWNVDEALQQLHDDFIENTITNFYMPYGIAPNFIINGKEMVIPMVVEESSVVAAASLVAKFWSTRGGFKTKVRATTKIGQVHFMYEGSKQELAKYFEEQKPKLLEATASITRNMEKRGGGILDVQLVDKTQDLENYYQIHVTFETKDSMGANFINSCLEAMANEFKRDDIEIVMSILSNYVPECLVRAEVSCKVEDLGGDNPREFAKKFEQAVKIAEIEPYRAVTHNKGIMNGIDAVVLATGNDFRAIEAGAHAYASKEGKYKSLTHCEVKDDVFKFWIEIPLAVGTVGGLTALHPMAKLSLDMMGRPSAPELMEIMATAGLAQNFAALRALTTKGIQHGHMKMHLMNILNQLGASSEEKNTIAKKFENKTVSHSAVVEAFNELKK; encoded by the coding sequence ATGCCTAAAGTAATTGCTGGATTTTCTAAATTAACAAAGCAAGAAAAAATTGATTGGTTAGCAGAGAATTTTTTTAATAATCAAGAAGAGATTATTAATACTATAAAACAATATTGGAATGTTGATGAAGCACTGCAACAATTGCATGATGATTTTATAGAAAATACCATTACTAACTTTTATATGCCTTACGGTATAGCCCCTAACTTTATTATTAACGGTAAAGAAATGGTAATTCCAATGGTTGTAGAAGAAAGTTCTGTAGTAGCAGCAGCCTCATTAGTAGCTAAGTTTTGGAGTACAAGAGGAGGATTTAAGACCAAAGTTAGGGCTACTACTAAAATAGGTCAAGTACATTTTATGTATGAAGGAAGCAAGCAGGAGTTGGCAAAATATTTTGAAGAACAAAAGCCTAAACTTCTTGAGGCTACCGCCTCTATAACAAGGAATATGGAAAAGAGAGGTGGTGGAATTTTAGATGTTCAGTTAGTTGATAAGACTCAGGATTTAGAAAATTATTATCAGATACATGTAACTTTTGAAACCAAAGATTCTATGGGAGCTAATTTTATTAACTCTTGTTTAGAAGCAATGGCAAACGAGTTTAAGCGTGATGACATAGAGATAGTAATGAGTATCTTATCAAATTATGTTCCTGAGTGTTTAGTTAGAGCAGAAGTTTCATGTAAAGTAGAAGATTTAGGAGGAGATAATCCAAGAGAGTTTGCAAAGAAGTTTGAACAAGCTGTTAAAATAGCAGAAATTGAACCTTATAGGGCTGTAACACATAATAAAGGTATTATGAATGGAATTGATGCTGTTGTTTTAGCGACTGGTAATGATTTTAGGGCAATTGAAGCTGGTGCACATGCTTATGCATCTAAAGAAGGGAAGTATAAAAGCTTAACACATTGTGAGGTAAAAGATGATGTTTTTAAGTTTTGGATTGAAATTCCTTTAGCAGTAGGAACTGTAGGTGGTTTAACAGCATTACATCCTATGGCTAAGTTGTCTTTGGATATGATGGGAAGACCTTCAGCTCCTGAGTTAATGGAAATTATGGCTACAGCAGGATTGGCACAAAATTTTGCAGCATTGAGAGCTTTGACAACGAAAGGAATTCAACATGGTCATATGAAAATGCACCTTATGAATATCTTAAATCAATTAGGAGCCTCTTCTGAAGAAAAAAACACAATAGCTAAAAAGTTTGAAAATAAAACAGTTTCTCATAGTGCAGTAGTAGAAGCTTTTAATGAGTTAAAAAAATAA
- a CDS encoding GYDIA family GHMP kinase — protein sequence MNRFYSNGKLLLTGEYLVLDGVKALAVPTKFGQDLIIEPINEPELIWGSFTNEGVCWFEAAFSLPKLRLTSATFNSDKEGGAEFIAETLQNILQEARTLNPEFLKADKGYIVRTNLSFPQNWGLGSSSTLINNIASWAKVNPFTLLWNAFSGSGYDIACAKHNMPILYKVNNSQPQIEEINYYPDYTNQLFFVHLNQKQNSREGIAQYKKNKENIRQLLPEIEVLTNEFLQADSINTLDKVIEEHEKLISKVIKQETVKKKLFPDYNGAIKSLGAWGGDFVLITGNETSIKYFKEKGFTTILPYSEMIL from the coding sequence TTGAATCGATTTTATAGTAACGGAAAATTATTATTAACAGGAGAATATCTTGTTTTAGATGGAGTAAAAGCTTTAGCAGTTCCAACAAAGTTTGGTCAAGATTTAATAATTGAGCCTATTAATGAACCTGAACTTATTTGGGGAAGTTTTACCAATGAAGGCGTTTGTTGGTTTGAGGCTGCATTTAGTTTGCCTAAATTACGATTAACTTCGGCTACATTTAATTCAGATAAAGAAGGAGGTGCTGAATTTATAGCAGAAACATTACAAAATATTTTACAAGAAGCTAGAACTTTAAATCCTGAGTTTTTGAAAGCTGATAAAGGGTATATAGTGAGAACTAATTTATCCTTTCCTCAAAATTGGGGGTTAGGGAGTTCTTCAACCTTAATAAATAACATAGCTTCTTGGGCAAAAGTTAATCCTTTTACTTTGCTATGGAATGCTTTTTCTGGAAGCGGTTACGATATTGCTTGTGCTAAACATAACATGCCAATATTGTATAAGGTTAATAATTCTCAACCACAGATAGAGGAAATAAATTATTATCCTGATTATACAAATCAATTATTTTTTGTGCATCTAAATCAAAAACAAAATAGTAGAGAAGGAATAGCACAGTACAAAAAAAATAAAGAAAATATAAGGCAGTTACTTCCAGAAATAGAAGTGCTTACAAATGAGTTTTTACAAGCTGATTCAATTAATACATTAGATAAAGTTATTGAAGAGCATGAAAAATTAATAAGTAAAGTTATTAAGCAAGAGACGGTAAAAAAGAAATTGTTTCCAGATTACAATGGAGCTATAAAAAGCTTAGGAGCCTGGGGAGGAGATTTTGTATTGATAACAGGAAATGAAACTTCGATAAAATATTTTAAAGAAAAAGGATTTACTACAATATTACCTTATAGCGAAATGATACTATGA
- a CDS encoding S9 family peptidase — protein MKKMLLFFIGFASLMQAQKKDISLEDIWKKGTFRADYMNSLNSMNGDFYSLLNYNNGGTTVDKYSYETLEKVATIVNSKDLKELSSFQSYTFNNDETKLILGTQFKPIFRRSFLGTYYVYDIASKSLELIGEDIQEPTFSPDSKKIAYAKNNNLFIKNLVNYAVYQITSNGEKNKIINGITDWVYEEEFAFVRAFEWSKDSKHLAFLRFDESNVKTFSMDVYGTDKYPSQHVFKYPKAGEDNAKVTLNIFSFDTNKTAEIRVGDYEYIPRINWTNEGNLLAVRTLNRHQNDLKMYFVNANTYDSNLVLNEKDVAYVDVTDDLTFLNDNSFIWTSEKDGYNHIYHYNNKGELINQITKGNWDVTSYYGFDSEKKEIYYQSVENGSINRGVYSISLDGKNKKTLSNSKGTNRGSFSKNMHYFINTFSDANTPPLYTLRNSKGKVLKTIKDNKALKATITNYNLSKKEFSTININGNDLNMFMIKPANFDTSKKYPVLMYQYSGPGSQSVANSWNSSNDYWHQMLAQKGYIIVCVDGRGTGFKGRDFKKITYLNLVKHETEDQIAVAKELAKRNYVDAKRIGIWGWSFGGHMSTNCLLKGNDVFSTAIAVAPVTTWRFYDTIYTERYMRTPEENPNGYDDNSPLNYPELLKGKYLLVHGTGDDNVHVQNATRMAEALIQANKQFDWAFYPDKNHGIYGGNTRLHLYTKMTNFIQNNL, from the coding sequence ATGAAAAAAATGTTACTATTTTTTATTGGATTTGCATCCTTAATGCAAGCTCAAAAAAAAGACATTTCTTTAGAAGATATATGGAAAAAAGGTACGTTCAGAGCAGATTACATGAATTCTTTAAACTCTATGAATGGCGATTTTTATTCTTTACTCAATTACAACAACGGAGGCACTACTGTAGATAAGTATAGTTACGAAACTTTAGAAAAAGTTGCTACTATTGTAAATAGCAAAGATTTAAAAGAATTATCTTCTTTTCAATCATACACTTTCAATAACGACGAAACCAAATTGATATTAGGCACCCAGTTTAAACCAATTTTTCGTCGTTCTTTTTTAGGTACCTATTATGTTTACGATATTGCTTCGAAATCGTTAGAGTTAATAGGCGAAGATATTCAAGAACCTACTTTTTCTCCTGACAGTAAAAAAATAGCCTATGCTAAAAACAATAATTTATTTATTAAAAATCTTGTAAACTATGCCGTTTATCAAATAACTAGTAATGGTGAAAAAAACAAAATTATAAACGGTATTACCGATTGGGTTTATGAGGAAGAATTTGCTTTTGTAAGAGCTTTTGAATGGAGTAAAGACAGTAAACACTTGGCTTTTTTACGTTTTGATGAAAGCAACGTAAAAACATTCTCTATGGATGTATATGGTACTGATAAATATCCATCTCAACATGTTTTTAAATATCCAAAAGCAGGAGAAGATAATGCTAAAGTAACTTTAAACATTTTTTCTTTTGACACTAATAAAACTGCGGAAATAAGGGTTGGAGATTACGAATATATTCCAAGAATTAACTGGACTAATGAAGGAAATTTATTAGCTGTAAGAACATTAAATCGTCATCAAAATGATTTAAAAATGTATTTTGTTAATGCCAACACATATGATAGTAATTTGGTTTTAAATGAAAAAGACGTAGCTTATGTTGATGTTACTGATGATTTAACTTTTTTAAATGATAATAGCTTTATATGGACTAGCGAAAAAGATGGGTATAATCACATCTATCACTACAATAATAAAGGAGAATTAATTAACCAAATTACGAAAGGAAACTGGGATGTTACCTCTTACTATGGTTTTGATTCTGAGAAAAAAGAAATTTATTACCAATCTGTAGAAAATGGTTCTATTAATAGAGGTGTTTATAGCATTTCTTTAGACGGGAAAAACAAAAAAACTTTAAGTAATTCAAAGGGAACAAATAGAGGTTCTTTTAGTAAGAACATGCATTATTTTATCAATACATTTTCTGATGCAAATACACCTCCATTGTATACCTTAAGAAATAGCAAAGGAAAAGTATTAAAAACTATAAAAGACAACAAAGCTCTAAAAGCTACGATTACTAATTATAACTTAAGTAAAAAGGAATTTTCTACCATTAACATTAATGGTAATGACTTAAATATGTTTATGATTAAGCCAGCTAATTTTGATACTTCAAAAAAATATCCTGTTTTAATGTATCAATACTCTGGTCCAGGCTCACAAAGTGTTGCCAATAGTTGGAACAGTTCAAATGATTACTGGCATCAAATGTTAGCTCAAAAAGGTTATATTATAGTTTGCGTTGATGGTAGAGGAACTGGTTTTAAGGGTAGAGACTTTAAAAAAATCACCTATTTAAATTTAGTTAAACACGAAACTGAAGATCAAATTGCTGTAGCAAAAGAATTGGCTAAACGTAATTATGTAGATGCTAAGAGAATTGGTATTTGGGGATGGTCTTTTGGTGGTCATATGAGTACTAATTGTTTATTAAAAGGAAATGATGTGTTTTCTACTGCAATTGCTGTAGCACCTGTTACTACTTGGCGTTTTTACGACACTATTTATACCGAACGCTATATGCGTACTCCAGAAGAAAATCCTAATGGCTATGATGATAATTCACCTTTAAACTACCCTGAATTGTTAAAAGGAAAATATCTATTAGTACATGGTACAGGTGATGATAATGTACATGTACAAAATGCTACAAGAATGGCTGAAGCTTTAATTCAAGCTAATAAGCAATTCGATTGGGCTTTCTATCCTGACAAAAACCATGGTATTTATGGTGGTAACACTCGTTTACACCTGTATACTAAAATGACAAACTTCATACAAAACAATCTATAA